A region of Geobacillus sp. 46C-IIa DNA encodes the following proteins:
- a CDS encoding SpoIIE family protein phosphatase, producing the protein MVKANVQAIDQLDAEQLGSGMMITDCRFFILAVSERMTERLGLAKEELIGRPASSLFPAERSADLFDHIAQAVKKDGCWQGEARHVVKGGRTYASRMNVYALPGSEGEWLVWRFAERDCALPAASLTPAEVLRAIYASAPFAVVPVRADGTVQDWGNSAEMLFGRREEEAVGRPIWELFRHGGQTSIPFSLEKRPCGEGMVQREDGAPVHIAYTVIPVSSSSGYVVLAEDITKRKQKEAERRRQVELAKKIQHNLLTPLIQNQAVTMEAVYIPSDDLSGDIYACYQIDLYRYGVIVIDVMGHGISSALVSMLLRSLLRGLILRVIDPVSVASELEKHVQSLFPDEANDIRYLFSMIYLVIDTKERKIEYTNAGHPAGLLVFDDGSVHELDKGGLAIGSPFSLPFEKGVIDYGRRARLLLYTDGILEEMDPSILQSIEKIRTCTQTYRHLPDKRFLEQLISQSPSLARPSDDICLLSITVHG; encoded by the coding sequence GCTCGGATTGGCCAAAGAGGAATTGATCGGGCGGCCGGCTAGCTCTCTTTTTCCGGCAGAACGATCTGCCGATTTGTTTGACCATATTGCCCAAGCGGTGAAAAAGGACGGGTGTTGGCAAGGGGAGGCGCGCCATGTAGTGAAAGGCGGGCGGACGTACGCAAGTCGGATGAACGTTTATGCCCTGCCAGGCAGCGAAGGGGAATGGCTCGTTTGGCGGTTTGCGGAACGGGATTGTGCGCTGCCTGCCGCCTCTTTGACGCCGGCGGAGGTGCTGCGCGCCATTTATGCTTCTGCGCCGTTTGCCGTTGTTCCGGTGAGAGCGGATGGGACGGTGCAAGACTGGGGCAACAGCGCTGAAATGCTGTTTGGACGCCGAGAAGAGGAAGCGGTCGGCCGCCCGATCTGGGAGCTTTTCCGCCATGGCGGTCAAACATCGATTCCGTTTTCGCTCGAGAAGCGGCCATGCGGGGAAGGAATGGTGCAACGCGAAGACGGCGCGCCGGTCCATATTGCCTATACGGTCATTCCGGTGTCTAGCTCAAGCGGATATGTTGTCCTTGCGGAAGATATCACCAAGCGGAAACAAAAGGAGGCTGAGCGCCGGCGCCAAGTCGAGCTGGCGAAAAAAATTCAGCACAATTTGTTGACGCCGCTCATTCAAAATCAGGCGGTGACGATGGAAGCGGTTTATATTCCGTCCGATGATTTATCCGGCGATATTTACGCTTGTTACCAAATCGATTTATACCGCTATGGGGTGATCGTCATCGATGTGATGGGCCACGGCATTTCCTCGGCGTTAGTGAGCATGCTGCTCCGCTCGCTTTTGCGCGGATTGATCTTGCGCGTCATTGACCCCGTTTCCGTGGCGAGTGAGCTGGAGAAGCATGTGCAAAGCTTATTCCCAGATGAGGCAAATGACATCCGTTATTTGTTTTCGATGATTTACTTAGTCATTGATACGAAAGAGCGAAAAATTGAATACACGAACGCCGGCCATCCGGCCGGGCTGCTCGTCTTTGACGATGGAAGCGTGCACGAGCTCGATAAAGGCGGCCTGGCGATCGGCAGCCCGTTTTCTTTGCCGTTTGAAAAAGGGGTGATCGACTACGGCCGGCGAGCCCGGTTGCTTTTGTATACAGACGGCATTTTAGAGGAAATGGATCCATCCATTTTGCAAAGCATCGAGAAAATTCGTACATGCACCCAAACGTACCGCCATTTGCCGGATAAACGTTTCCTAGAACAGTTAATCAGTCAAAGTCCTTCGCTCGCTCGTCCGTCCGATGACATTTGTTTGTTGTCAATTACAGTCCATGGATAG
- a CDS encoding ATP-binding protein, which translates to MIAEWMVRCEASEEAIAFCDLIAEQAAWLFAVRDAELFVLAVHEAVVNAVKAVRQAGLEEGVVSLAFSMTDDEVTVAVEDDGGGIPQETMEQLGGKTLADVLLAESGRGLLLIHEIMDATALVERAGGRRVLVMKMQRAQHRPF; encoded by the coding sequence TTGATAGCCGAGTGGATGGTGCGCTGCGAGGCGAGCGAGGAGGCGATTGCATTTTGCGATCTGATCGCAGAGCAAGCCGCCTGGTTATTTGCTGTCCGCGATGCCGAATTGTTTGTGCTGGCGGTGCATGAGGCGGTAGTTAATGCCGTCAAAGCCGTCCGGCAGGCGGGATTGGAAGAGGGGGTCGTTTCGTTGGCTTTTTCCATGACAGACGATGAAGTGACGGTGGCGGTCGAGGATGACGGCGGCGGCATCCCACAGGAAACGATGGAACAACTCGGCGGAAAAACGCTCGCCGATGTGCTTCTCGCTGAATCGGGGCGCGGACTATTGCTTATTCATGAAATTATGGACGCGACGGCTTTAGTGGAGCGGGCAGGCGGGCGGCGGGTGCTGGTGATGAAAATGCAAAGGGCGCAACATAGACCGTTTTAG
- a CDS encoding STAS domain-containing protein, producing MKQHRLSFELEMVTESAYECIKLTGRLAYDTQLAAEQKLAMAAVAVKRRLVLIDVSGLQFLDSTGLALLVRFFKQVVSTSRAMAIIVRDNAVLEKILLIAKLDRLLPIVADEQQLLSLPPLRLPDSVGQEELYSAWRQCRP from the coding sequence ATGAAACAGCATCGGTTGTCGTTTGAACTTGAAATGGTTACGGAGTCTGCATACGAGTGTATTAAGCTGACCGGGCGGCTCGCTTATGATACACAGCTTGCCGCGGAACAAAAGCTGGCGATGGCGGCAGTTGCCGTCAAACGCCGCCTTGTTTTGATCGATGTCAGCGGCCTCCAATTTTTGGACAGCACCGGGTTGGCGCTTCTTGTCCGCTTTTTCAAGCAAGTGGTCAGCACTAGCCGGGCCATGGCCATAATCGTCCGGGATAATGCTGTGCTAGAAAAGATTTTGCTCATTGCCAAGCTTGACCGGCTATTGCCAATCGTTGCCGATGAGCAGCAGCTGCTGTCGCTCCCCCCGCTGCGCTTACCGGATTCAGTCGGCCAAGAGGAGCTCTATTCGGCATGGCGGCAATGCCGGCCGTAA